A segment of the Zingiber officinale cultivar Zhangliang chromosome 8B, Zo_v1.1, whole genome shotgun sequence genome:
GCCTAAGGACTTATAAGGTGAGCCCCTAGCATTCCATGCTTTCCAACATATCAATAGCCACTTTAACAGCTATCTTAATCTTCACCAGTGTTTGAAGGGTTCGCTTCAACTGGATCACCAATTGATCCCGCTTTTGCTGCAAAGATGCTGGTGGCTTAGAAGGGAGGGAGGCCGAAGAGTCTTCCCAAGACCCCAAAGAAGAGGTAGATGTCGATTCATTGATCACTATCATGGGGCCAGGACAAGGTATTATTTTCTTACTTCTCAAAGGAGAAGCCATTATCTAAAATTGAATGGTTTAGGATAATGAAGGATAAAGGATTTAGGATGCCATCTTTATAATGGTGTAATTTCATCAATTCCATAGTTAAGTGCGATGGATGTgtgttattatgagtgtgttattctccatgtgtttaagatgtcgaatgtccactaattaagtgagttactgacaactcatttaattaatatcttaattagtccaagagtagtaccactcaaccttatcgtcatgtcagactaagtccacctgcagggtttaacatgacaatccttatgagctcctcttagggacattatcaacctagatcactaggacacaatttcattctataatcaacaacacacactataagtaatatcatttcccaacttatcaagcttattgatttatcgaactaaatctcacctattgataaattaaagaaataaatatcaaatatatgtgcttgttattatattaggattaagagcacacacttccataataactgaggtctttgttcctttataaagtcagtataaaagaaatgacctctaatggtcctactcaatacactctaagtgtactagtataattatatagttaagataaactaatacctaattacactacgatcttccaatgatttgttcctttccatcttggtcgtgagctactatttataatttataaggtactgataacattatcttctgtatgtgacaccacatactatgttatctagaatataaattaattgaacaactacaaacaaatgtagataatttgaccaaatgtgattctttatttaaaataaattttataaaagcttaggctttcagtatacactctaacaactagGTCTTCCTACCCATGGCCagtagatttttgccttccccaggattcaaactctaaaccttcaggataagtactagagtttataaatcctggtagccaagtgagcgccactcacttggctaccaggattcataaactctagtacttatcttggaggtctagagttcgaatcctggggaaggaaaaaatccactgccaggggtgggaaaacctagtgagtaacgacacagcCGAGGGTTGTCGGTTGataacataaggggtcgccagttggaccGCCAgtggggccgcccaagggaccgtcaAGGGGCCACCAGTTGgatcgcccaaggggccgagttGTAACATTTTTCTTTATCTCTAAACAATCTCTCTTCATATGACCTTTTCCTCCACACTTGTAGCAAatgatcatcttcttccttcttgactTAGAACGATGCTTGTTGTCATTACtcgatccatgtcgagatttactCCTATTACgttcttggttgctatttaccataagtcaTTTTCCCTGAAAAACTTCAtcgtttgttttcttcctttgatgAAGACCTAGTAACCCACATGTAATCTCCTCCAATTTATGAGTTTTCTTACCCCATagcaaagtagtaaccaaatattcatacgtaggagatgaaggtagagaattcaacaacattagCGCCTTGTCTTTGTCCTTGATCTTCACATCAACTAACTTTAAATCATTCATGATTTGGTTGAATAAGTTGATGTGCTAGCTCAAATCAGTTCCCTCTATCATCTTCGGTCCATATAATTTTTACTTGAGATACAGTTTGTTTGGTAATTACTTTGACATGTACCAACTTTTCTAACTTTTGCAAAATTGTCACCAGTGATTCCTcatccatgacatggtacatttCATCATTCCTAGCCCCTTTCGTCCCCTATCTTTCCTCGCTGGGATAAGAGAGCCTGATGCTCCCTTTTGTGGATTCTTTCCCAACAAGGGTCGGGGGAAGGAAGCAGATGGAATCCAGCCGGACAAGCACTGGCTTTCGACAGACTAGCTCGCTGCTCCAGATAACTAATACAAAGAAACGTCATTCCTTATTTCTCTTTCGCCTAGCTTACATCCGTAAGACAAAGCTTGATTTTGCCACCACTTTCACCTAAAGTTCTTCCTAATCGGACTAGTTTCCATTCTCCTAGCACCTTCACTAtgtcttgttgcaccaacaagtccttgacccttctctgccataattTGAAGTTCTCGATTccatcaaacttcaccatatcaaacttcataGAAGACGCCCCCGATATGTTGAAGAAATCCACCAacacctcgctctgataccaattgttgtgcaaCCTCTAATGCtaaagaagaggaaaagagaaagaTTGTGTGGAGCAACGAAACAAAGACATACAAGaaagagcaaacacgaggaaAAAATGGAGTAGAAGAGTTATCGTGGTTTTATAATGTGTCTATTTTATAAAACGGCTgaagttttattagaattctctctacatgaAAGAGTCATGATAATGATGATACTACCAATAGGTTcataatgatccctataaatattaTCCAAACCCCAACCTGCTAAAATAGATCCGAAAAACCGTAATAGAATcttattacaaaaaaaaaaaaatcataataaaatttttctacAACTTTTTATTTGTATCCGTGGTGTCTCTCACATTGACTTTCACTTAGATATGAGTTACTTGTCAATAAAGTGAAATAGAACCAAATAAACAATCCAACCAACTAAAATTCGATTCAATATATTAAGAAgttcaatattttaaaaaaaaatcgataaGTTCAAGTAAATCGATTTAATTCTgattatgaattttgaaattccattaaatcaattaaatttctttttattaaataataaaaagaagattttttttacttttattaaatcgattaagtttttatttaaaagttttaatatttttttaaaaattagttaatttGGTTATTgaccaaattaattaatttttttatcgattcaattggttgaaaaaaaaagtaattaatttaattttaataaatttgctTCAGTTTTAATAGAAACTTCACTCCTATTAATATCGAAGCTTCAAATTACGTCCGTAGGTTCGAGAATGgctataaacaaaaaaaaaaaacaaattacatGTTTTTTTTGATTAAATGGCAATCTCATAAGTATTAATAAACATTCTTTAAGTTgagatttattaatttaataatctagataaattattaaattttaaagtataaaataaatttaataattattttaaagtataaataaATAGGACACTCAGCCAAACGTCCCTTACAATCCATCCTTAGGATAACATAAAGGTAATCACGGATCAATTTATAATTGACCATTAAATTAGCTAAGGAATGGGAGGATTTTTTTCTTACCTCATTATAACACATTAATCCATCTCTACTTTATATAAAAGATGCTAAACTTGTCTACCTTCTCCACACAATTAATCAATCTATACTCTTCTGCAGATGGGGGTGGGGGACTATAGTAAATTAAATATGACAAGGATTTTAATTTGTCACAAGCCTTTTTGTGGATTGCAGTTTGCTTGAGATGTGGATTAAGGATATTTATGTTGCAGGATAGAGCATGATGTTTATTCAACTCGATGAGCAAAAGAATACTTCACTTTGCTTGTAGGGAAGCCAAATGAAAGATGCTCATGGTAATAAAGTTTGCTTCACGGTGGTGTAGATATCAAAACTAGTTTGGTTCACTACCATTCTCTCCAACCATTCCATAAACTCATTCActagcaaagaaaataagaggTTGAAGAAATTATGTTGGTGTTCTTGGAATTGAAGCATCTCTTGCTGGAGGTGCTACCATCGCCTACCATGGTGGCACAAGGCCGCTTGCTGTGTATCCAAAATCACTTGGCCATGGTTTGTGATAGCCTTTGGGCTATCAATTCAATGATCGAAATCCCTGAGATGGGACTGCTGTTTAACTATATTTGGCATCATCGTTTTAATTCGCCTTTAGATGTTCCTGTAGAATTTGCAGATTGGGTGACAGATGTGGCTACAGCAGTTATAGATGTGGGAGAGTTGCTCAGTCGAATCATGTATTGGGAAGCAAGTTTGCACTTTCGCCATGTTATTCTAGTGGAGCTGAAAGAGATGTTGTGCGACTTGAATTCTCTTGTGCTGAGAGGATCTGCAATGGGTCTTCCAAGGGACCCTATGGGTTCTATGAACCCACTCCGAGAAGACTACTCAATTGTCTTACAAAATGAGGTGGTGGGCAGACATGAAGATCTAGAGAAACTCATTGAAATCTTTCAACAACAACAACTAGTACCATCTAACAACAATGGCGATGATTACAACCCCTTTGTTATTGTCATAGATGGCGAAGAAAGGGTTGGGAAGACGACCTTGGCACATATGATCTACCACCACACTTGGGTGCGCCAACAATTTCATCATCGCATTTGGGTGGATCTACCACCCAGTGTTTCGACACTCGAGATGATTAAGATTATCGGAAAAGAATTTGCAGAGTCCATAAACAATGAAGAATACTGTGATCAGAAATTACACCTAGAGCTGCCGTTACAAGCCATGTGGGAATATATTAATGAACAACTCGATGGGAGTAGATACTTGTTGGTGCTTTATTGTCTAGATTTGAATAGTTTGATATCGCAACCAGAATGGAGTGAGTTGAAGAACATCCTGTTGCGTGTGGGCGGGCCTGGAAGTGCAGTCTTAGTCATCCTCAAATCATCAACACAATCAGTGAGTGATATGAGTTTTCAAAATAGGGTAAAGGATATTACAACATACTGCTTGAAACCCTTATCTGATGATGCATGGCTAGAATTATTCAAGAGACACGCAGCAATGACAATCCCCCCATCAAAGCGGGACATAGTATTCAAGGGCAGTACATTTGCTATGCCACTCTTCCAATTGGTTGGTCAAACTTATGGGGCAAAGTTTTGGGGATCGTTAGGCCATAGTATTCAAGTAGAAGATCTCTTTCCTTGTGAAATAAAAGACATTCATATGGTTAGGAATTTTCCATTTGCCATCGTACGATTACTCCAATACCATTATCTACTTGATAAGGATTATAATGTCATCTTACACATATTGACCGTTGAAGGCCTCATACCAGTTGAAGGCCTCTCTCCAGGTTGGACTGAGATCTATGAGAGATTTCGTTATGGAGAAGAATCAACATTCTGTTTTCCAAGGAAGGTATATTTGCATAGGAAGGTTCCAGGAGATTCAACTACTATTCCAAGGTGCTGTCGCTATTTGCGTTTGGAAATTAATCCTAGAGCGATACCATTTCGACTGCCAACCATGCCAGTTGAGGTGAGCAAGAAGATGATAGCATTGATTTTACGAGAAGATGAGGCAACGACACAAGAAGATGATAAAAGAATGACATTTCAAGTATACAAAAAAAAGGCTAATGAAACCAGCAACTACAATATCACTTCAAGTATACAAAAAAAGGCGAACCAAAGCAGCAACTGCAATATCGAAGTTCCTCGACAAGATGTCGGTAAGACTCGTACATTTGCATATATTAGTTGTAGAAACTAGTATGATCCAAAGCCTACCAAATGAAATTAGCAAATTGGTTAGCTTGAGATACCTCCATCTTTCAAAGCTTGAGATAGAATTACTTCCGAAATCACTTTTTGACCTACCTAATTTGCGAATTTTAAGTTTGCTTCATTGCAAAAATCTTCAAAAGATACCTGAACGAATCCATAAGCTTAAGAAGTTGCAGATTTTAAAACTAGCTTATTGCACAAAGCTTCAGCAGTTACCAAGATCTATAACAAGACTCAAAAACTTGGAAGAGCTTAATGTGGAAGGTTGTTGTTTTTTGAGGAAGCTACCGGAGGATTTGGTCAGTTTTAAATCACTGAGAATCCTCAACGTTGCAGGATGTGCATCTTTGTCTCAAATTCCCCATGGGATCGAGCAATCAATTGGCCTTCGTAAGTTGTCAGGAATATTTGTTGGTGTCAATGAAGGTTTTGAGCTCACACAGTTGCAAGCTTTAACAAATCTTCATGAATTAAGATTACGAAACATAGAACGAACAGAGGAGACTCAAACTGAAGTGCTGATGGGCCAACAAAGTCTTTGGGACTTGTCATTACATTGGGGTggtgaagaaaaaaaagaaagttctGAATCAACTACATCACTGCAGGTACTCGAAGCTCTTCGACCCAGCTTGCAGCTAAAAAGGCTAGAGATCATTTCTTATAAGGGAGTGGAATTTCCTACTTGGATGAGTAAACAACAACTTGCTGGTTTCAATTCTTTAGTTGAGGTCAGACTCATCAATCTCAAGAGGTGTGCTACGTTACCATCACTTGGTCAGCTTGCTAATCTTGGGAAACTTGAAATAAGTGGCATGGATTTAATAACACACTTAGATGATGCATTCTATGGTGATGGCGACATATTTCCTATGTTAACAGAACTAACTTTCTCAGAAATGCTTGCACTAGAGAAATGGTACATGCCGAAAAGAAAATATATTCGATATTTTTCAAAGCTTAGGCAATTGTCATTAATTCAGTGCCCAAAACTCAAGGAAATAAATCTATTTATGGATGCTGCAATTAGAATTTGGTTGAACAACGAGACAATATGGTCTGTTAAATTTTGCAGTTGGCACAACCTCCAAAACATTCAAATAATAGAGATAGTCGGGTGCCAAGAGCTAAGGTGTCTGCCACAGGGTATGCAAAGGTTGAAGCGTCTATATAAGATGATAATTAACAGCTGTAACAATTTGACGACTTTAGTAGCATTGGATTCACTTGAAGAATTGAACATATATGCTTGCCCAGTGCTAGCATTCAACCTAGCAGCATTTACAAAACTCAGGACGCTTACAATTAAAGGTTGCCCAAAGATGCAAATGTGAGTGTGATCTTCATCTCTTAGTAGATTTCATTTAATTACTCCTCCTATATATGCTTCTATTCATATATATACCGATGATAACTGCTGGATTAGTTATTGATTCAATCAAAGTAGTTATTTATTCTCTTCTCCCTTCTCTACCTATTAGACGTTATTACTTACTATTACTGCATAAACTTGTTACTTAGgtaattaaacaaaaattaaccAACTTGTATGATTAGTAGTATAATGTGTTTGACAACAAAACTTAACAGTTCATATGAAAGATTGATCCCACCTACCATTTGCTTAGCCATTGGACATACTAAAATAACAAGATTgagaaattatgattttttttcttttattagatTTGAAAATTTGATCAACAAAGTGCAGCCACAATGCTTATTATTTCAGTTATCACGATGCCTGGAAGAAAAAAGATGAGGAACGACGgtggaaaaaagaagaagagatcagaagaagaagaagatgggtgGCATAGAATGATGCAAGTAGTTCTCTTCGCCAAACTGAATGATTCAGTACTGGACATGTTGCAAGCAACAGCCGATCGACTTAGAGCGGTggcataagaagaagagaagatcgTAATTGACGTTGATCTGTTTGTTGGAATCATATCTTCTTAGTGTGCTTTAATTTGGTTAATCATCTagctcattttttttaattttattttgtgaaattaatgtgCGTTTGCTGTGAAATCCTCTATTTGTCCTGCATCATTAATCAAATACAAGTTATAGCTTGTGAACTTTCTTAGTCTTgagatactttttttttttttttttttttgatgaatttaTGCAACTAATCAAATTGATTTATAAATGTTTATCAGCGTCACAAAACTCATGCATATAGTTAACGATGTCCATGAACTTAATTTGACAGTTGCTCGATTTGTTGgaggttttaaaattaatattatcttaaattattttattatttatttgagaCATCTCGATTCGATATTTTATCTTTGCATGAATTTATTGTCTaatgttttttaaaacatataacataattactatttgttaatttattttttaatttaaatatataaaaatactttatttgtttaaattatttataatagattaaaaaCGAATGAtatataagttttatttattgaATCAATGATTTAATTCAATAAGATGATTGATACGGTGCATATTTTATGGGGTCGGTATGATGATGTGGTTATGAGTCAACATCacaagagggtcagaagtcaagctgactTGGAAGTcaggaaggtcaaaagtcaagcctccgtggccggtTAAGAATCAAGCTGACCTGGAagtcaggaaggtcagaagtcaagcctccctGGCCGGACAGCAGTCAAGCAGACGTGGAGAtcagggaggtcaaaagtcaagcttgcGTGGCCAAGGTCAAAGCCTCAGCTGACATAGTAGTCAAAGGAGGGGGTCATAAATCGGACAAGAACCAGCCCTGATAGTAGTCAAGGACAGGGCCCACAGGATGGGTCGGAAAGTGACAGCCCTGGAAAACAGTCAACAGAGGTAGGTCTGGTCACAGACTTGGCGTGCAGGTCGGTACGTGCAAGACATGGATAACGCTAAATAGATACAGGTTGGGAAGCAGATCGGTCGAGCAGGTCGGAAcgtgcaagccatggataacgTTAAATAGatacaggtcgggaaacagattgGTTGAGCAGGTCGGTAcgtgcaagccatggataacgCTAAATAGATACAGGTCAGGAAACAGATCGGTCGAGCAGGTCGGAACGTGTAAGCCATGGATAACGTTAAATAGATATAGGTCGGGAAACAGATCGGTTGAGCAGGTCGGAACGTGTAAGTCATGGATAACGCTGAATAGATACAGGTCGGGAAACAGGCCGATCGAGCAGGTCGgcacgtacaagccatggatagcgaGCTTCAGGTCGGGAAATAGATTGGTCGAGCAGGTCGGGACGTGCAAACCATGGATAGCGCTAAACAGATACAGGTCAGGAACagactggtcgaacaggtcgaaACATACCAGTCAAGGATAACAGATACATAGGCAGGACTGGACACAAACATAGCATGCAGGTCGGGGAGTGCTAACCAAGGATAACAGGTATAGAAGccggtctggacacagacctagaATGCAGGTCGGGAAGTGCTAGCCCTGGATAATAGCGGATAGAAgtaggtctggacacagacctagcgtgcaggtcagAAAGTGCTAGCCAGGAATAACAACAGATAGAAGCGAGTCGGGATATAGATCTTGATCTACAGACTCGTCGCCCAgacactacaggacaaacaagccaaggaatcgtaaccgcttgtcagagaatgtcagagaataatcagtgtcagggaatatgctaacagttggGGCTCAATACACCTTCGGTTTTGCCGCCAGCCTATTAAGAAGAGACACATATCAACcatcgccagacaaagcctgacagacGACATTCCCTAACATCcgtcagacccagaaacttcctctgcaatataaaaagggatgccttgtcccttatgcaggtacgctcactcgtcatttctcactagtcttttacctttcgtcctttctctgtgatttcgGGGAAacaagtacttgacttgagcgtcggagggcctgacccaggcactttttccctggtttctggtctctaacgactcgtgggctcgcctgagtg
Coding sequences within it:
- the LOC122014612 gene encoding uncharacterized protein LOC122014612 yields the protein MLVFLELKHLLLEVLPSPTMVAQGRLLCIQNHLAMVCDSLWAINSMIEIPEMGLLFNYIWHHRFNSPLDVPVEFADWVTDVATAVIDVGELLSRIMYWEASLHFRHVILVELKEMLCDLNSLVLRGSAMGLPRDPMGSMNPLREDYSIVLQNEVVGRHEDLEKLIEIFQQQQLVPSNNNGDDYNPFVIVIDGEERVGKTTLAHMIYHHTWVRQQFHHRIWVDLPPSVSTLEMIKIIGKEFAESINNEEYCDQKLHLELPLQAMWEYINEQLDGSRYLLVLYCLDLNSLISQPEWSELKNILLRVGGPGSAVLVILKSSTQSVSDMSFQNRVKDITTYCLKPLSDDAWLELFKRHAAMTIPPSKRDIVFKGSTFAMPLFQLVGQTYGAKFWGSLGHSIQVEDLFPCEIKDIHMVRNFPFAIVRLLQYHYLLDKDYNVILHILTVEGLIPVEGLSPGWTEIYERFRYGEESTFCFPRKVYLHRKVPGDSTTIPRCCRYLRLEINPRAIPFRLPTMPVEVSKKMIALILREDEATTQEDDKRMTFQVYKKKANETSNYNITSSIQKKANQSSNCNIEVPRQDVGKTRTFAYISCRN
- the LOC122014210 gene encoding putative disease resistance protein RGA4; its protein translation is MIQSLPNEISKLVSLRYLHLSKLEIELLPKSLFDLPNLRILSLLHCKNLQKIPERIHKLKKLQILKLAYCTKLQQLPRSITRLKNLEELNVEGCCFLRKLPEDLVSFKSLRILNVAGCASLSQIPHGIEQSIGLRKLSGIFVGVNEGFELTQLQALTNLHELRLRNIERTEETQTEVLMGQQSLWDLSLHWGGEEKKESSESTTSLQVLEALRPSLQLKRLEIISYKGVEFPTWMSKQQLAGFNSLVEVRLINLKRCATLPSLGQLANLGKLEISGMDLITHLDDAFYGDGDIFPMLTELTFSEMLALEKWYMPKRKYIRYFSKLRQLSLIQCPKLKEINLFMDAAIRIWLNNETIWSVKFCSWHNLQNIQIIEIVGCQELRCLPQGMQRLKRLYKMIINSCNNLTTLVALDSLEELNIYACPVLAFNLAAFTKLRTLTIKGCPKMQM